One Sporomusaceae bacterium ACPt DNA window includes the following coding sequences:
- the tsaE gene encoding tRNA threonylcarbamoyladenosine biosynthesis protein TsaE, with translation MLVFKTASPDETYELGQEVARVLKPGDVLCLSGNLGTGKTLLTQGIAAGLNVTDAVASPTFTVLNVYQGMADGGQELSIYHFDLYRLEHPAELADIGFDHYIGAGGVAIIEWPEKFLEFLPEERLWLTLKPGDSPSERVICLKDEGARYREICEELKQFAHSCYRYSNPCV, from the coding sequence ATGCTAGTGTTCAAAACAGCATCACCGGACGAAACTTATGAACTGGGGCAAGAAGTAGCCAGAGTGCTGAAACCTGGTGATGTTTTATGCTTATCCGGCAATCTCGGGACAGGCAAGACGCTGCTAACCCAGGGAATTGCCGCCGGGCTTAACGTGACTGACGCGGTTGCCAGTCCGACTTTTACGGTGCTTAATGTTTATCAGGGAATGGCTGATGGGGGCCAGGAATTGTCGATATACCATTTTGATTTGTACCGCCTGGAACATCCGGCTGAGCTTGCTGATATCGGTTTTGACCATTATATTGGAGCCGGTGGCGTCGCCATTATTGAGTGGCCGGAAAAATTCCTCGAGTTTTTGCCGGAAGAACGCCTGTGGCTGACACTAAAGCCTGGCGATTCGCCAAGTGAAAGGGTTATCTGCCTTAAGGATGAGGGAGCTCGGTATAGAGAGATTTGTGAGGAGTTGAAACAGTTTGCCCATTCTTGCTATCGATACAGCAACCCTTGTGTCTAG
- the tsaB gene encoding tRNA threonylcarbamoyladenosine biosynthesis protein TsaB, with protein sequence MPILAIDTATLVSSVAIATADTLVAELTIQTRKTHSEHLMPHIASLLTMAETPQNSLKAIAVSIGPGSFTGLRIGLATAKALAYALTVPLIGVPTLAALAFACPAPGVLLAPMLDAQKGNIYLGLYEWRDGIMHETQPPRVVAFSEAQAGLAGMGRPVIMLGEAAVMHKSEINNPAPPHVIIPRAGSVAVMAQYMYAQGIRHDVATLEPLYIRRSEAEELWERRQAQGCR encoded by the coding sequence TTGCCCATTCTTGCTATCGATACAGCAACCCTTGTGTCTAGTGTGGCTATTGCTACGGCAGATACGCTGGTGGCTGAACTTACCATTCAGACGCGTAAAACTCATTCTGAGCACTTGATGCCGCATATTGCCAGTTTGTTAACCATGGCTGAGACGCCGCAAAACAGTCTTAAGGCCATTGCCGTAAGTATTGGCCCAGGCTCATTTACAGGCCTCAGGATTGGCTTGGCGACAGCTAAGGCGTTGGCTTATGCGCTTACTGTTCCGCTTATCGGTGTGCCTACTTTGGCTGCGCTGGCTTTTGCCTGTCCGGCTCCGGGGGTGCTTTTAGCCCCCATGCTGGATGCCCAGAAAGGCAACATTTATCTAGGGCTTTATGAATGGCGGGACGGCATTATGCATGAAACCCAGCCACCGCGGGTAGTGGCTTTTTCCGAGGCGCAGGCCGGACTTGCCGGTATGGGTAGGCCTGTCATTATGCTCGGAGAAGCGGCTGTTATGCATAAGTCGGAAATTAATAATCCTGCGCCGCCCCATGTCATTATACCCCGTGCCGGCAGTGTGGCTGTCATGGCCCAGTACATGTATGCCCAAGGCATAAGACATGACGTTGCTACTTTAGAGCCGCTCTACATCCGCCGCTCAGAAGCCGAGGAACTATGGGAACGACGGCAGGCTCAGGGGTGCCGGTGA
- the rimI gene encoding [Ribosomal protein S18]-alanine N-acetyltransferase, translating into MADLIIRPMKPEDIDAVLKVEAKAFATPWSRAAFEEEICNNDLAHYLVVVDNGQVVGYGGLWIVLDEAHVTNIALLPEYHGQGLGSLLLEHMVLTAKSLGAVSMTLEVRPSNTAARKLYSRRGFVERGVRPNYYQELGEDALIMWLDKL; encoded by the coding sequence ATGGCAGACTTAATCATCAGGCCGATGAAACCTGAGGACATTGATGCTGTGCTGAAAGTCGAAGCCAAGGCGTTTGCTACGCCTTGGTCGCGCGCCGCTTTCGAAGAAGAAATCTGTAATAACGACCTGGCGCATTATCTGGTAGTTGTGGATAACGGCCAGGTCGTTGGTTATGGTGGCTTGTGGATAGTTCTGGATGAAGCCCATGTCACCAACATTGCTCTGCTGCCTGAATACCACGGCCAAGGACTGGGCTCGCTGCTCTTAGAGCACATGGTTCTTACTGCTAAAAGTCTGGGTGCGGTCAGTATGACACTTGAGGTCAGGCCATCCAATACGGCGGCTCGTAAGTTATACTCCCGTCGCGGTTTCGTTGAACGCGGCGTTAGACCTAATTATTATCAGGAGCTCGGCGAAGACGCGTTAATCATGTGGCTGGACAAATTATAA
- the sspC2 gene encoding Small, acid-soluble spore protein C2, producing MARSNKPVNPAAENALDRMKMEVANELGISERVRSQGWSTMTSADCGRVGGHMVRRMIEQYESTLQ from the coding sequence ATGGCACGCTCGAATAAACCTGTAAATCCGGCTGCTGAAAACGCTCTTGACCGCATGAAAATGGAAGTTGCCAACGAGTTAGGTATTTCCGAGCGCGTTCGTAGCCAAGGTTGGTCCACTATGACTTCTGCCGACTGCGGTCGTGTAGGCGGTCATATGGTTCGTAGAATGATCGAGCAGTATGAATCTACTCTCCAATAG
- the tsaD_1 gene encoding tRNA N6-adenosine threonylcarbamoyltransferase: MTQKLILALETSCDETSAAVVAGGRTILANIISSQVPTHQKFGGVVPEIASRKHIENVIPVVDQALAEAGTILADIEAIGVTCGPGLVGALLVGVATAKALAFALNKPLIGVNHLEGHIFANFLAHRDLEPPFVALVVSGGHTSLVYLKDYNDLVLLGQTRDDAAGEAFDKIARVMNFPYPGGPHIDNAAKQGNPAAIPFPRAFAVQEGENKFAFSFSGLKSAVLNYLNNAAQRGEPVSIPDVAASFQAAVVDVLVMKTLAAAQHTGVEQLVLAGGVAANSSLKATLASQAGEQGLKLFYPPPVLCTDNAAMIACRAYYQHLAGDYADLNLNAIPSLKFGRIGCGQQ; encoded by the coding sequence ATGACGCAAAAATTAATCCTGGCTTTGGAAACAAGTTGTGACGAGACGTCGGCTGCCGTTGTCGCTGGCGGGCGTACAATCTTAGCGAATATTATTTCGTCGCAAGTGCCGACACATCAAAAATTTGGTGGGGTTGTGCCTGAAATTGCGTCCCGTAAACATATTGAAAATGTTATTCCCGTTGTTGACCAAGCGTTAGCTGAGGCTGGAACAATACTAGCCGATATAGAAGCCATCGGCGTTACATGTGGTCCGGGGTTGGTAGGCGCGTTGCTCGTCGGAGTGGCTACCGCCAAAGCTTTAGCTTTTGCCTTAAATAAACCACTGATTGGTGTCAATCATCTGGAAGGGCATATTTTTGCCAACTTCCTGGCCCATCGTGATTTGGAGCCACCCTTTGTGGCGCTTGTGGTATCCGGTGGCCACACTTCATTGGTTTACTTAAAAGATTACAATGATTTAGTTCTGTTAGGCCAGACCCGCGATGATGCTGCCGGTGAAGCTTTTGATAAAATTGCCCGGGTAATGAACTTTCCATATCCGGGCGGCCCACATATTGATAATGCCGCTAAACAGGGAAATCCGGCCGCAATCCCGTTTCCCCGCGCGTTTGCTGTCCAGGAGGGGGAAAATAAATTTGCTTTTAGTTTTAGCGGGCTTAAATCAGCTGTTTTAAATTATTTGAACAACGCTGCACAGCGAGGTGAGCCGGTTAGCATTCCTGATGTCGCGGCCAGTTTCCAGGCAGCAGTTGTTGACGTATTGGTCATGAAGACACTGGCAGCAGCTCAGCATACCGGTGTCGAACAGCTTGTTCTGGCTGGCGGGGTTGCGGCCAATTCTTCGCTAAAAGCAACCTTAGCTTCCCAAGCTGGCGAACAGGGGCTAAAACTGTTTTATCCACCTCCTGTGCTTTGTACTGACAACGCAGCCATGATTGCCTGTCGTGCTTACTATCAGCATTTAGCCGGCGATTATGCTGATCTCAACCTTAATGCCATACCTTCTTTGAAATTCGGTCGAATTGGATGTGGACAACAATAA
- the pdtaS gene encoding putative sensor histidine kinase pdtaS, with protein MGVTADICRKITALTPSQTEVVDNAASVLGLAADLAHAQVTLYAPARNENFLTIVAQAKPNTSYIDFKSNILGSAVQSSEEPLVWRTLVSGTNIAGQREWELGMDALEMRVYPIKDTTGRVIAAASFETSSQEASADGHGMLVETAYMLLTMAAASGPLGRKIYRPLGTRDGIVIIDERSHIIFANSAADGIYKVLGINRIIGRRLSDRQVNMKLAQQALSTGQPLEKEIEAGNMILVQRAIPIFVGGLAVRTVFIIADVTEIRKKEKELLVKSAVIQEIHHRVKNNLQTIASLLRLQARRTKTPEVKAALRESVNRILSISVVHEFLSQQDREFIDVAEVTKNILDLVIQNMLEPDFNIETVLNGQTVILPSEQASSLALVINELIQNSIEHGFVGRKEGLIGVDIATTPEAYQIDIYDDGIGLPKDFSLQNTNSLGLQIVRTLIENDLGGKFRLFSRAGTHAFITIPRLMEGVKEAKEE; from the coding sequence ATGGGTGTAACCGCTGATATCTGCCGGAAAATAACGGCGCTAACTCCAAGTCAGACGGAAGTTGTTGATAATGCAGCAAGCGTTCTGGGGTTGGCTGCTGATTTAGCCCATGCGCAAGTTACCTTGTATGCTCCGGCCCGTAATGAGAACTTTTTGACCATTGTCGCCCAGGCGAAGCCAAATACTAGCTATATTGACTTTAAGTCCAATATTCTGGGGAGCGCCGTCCAGTCGAGCGAAGAACCGCTGGTATGGCGGACGCTTGTTTCCGGTACAAACATTGCAGGCCAGCGGGAATGGGAGTTGGGAATGGACGCGCTGGAAATGCGGGTTTACCCCATCAAAGACACCACCGGTCGGGTTATTGCCGCAGCCAGTTTTGAAACCAGCAGCCAGGAGGCCAGCGCCGACGGTCATGGAATGTTAGTGGAAACAGCTTATATGCTTCTTACTATGGCAGCGGCCAGCGGGCCGCTGGGCCGGAAAATTTATCGGCCGCTTGGCACTAGAGATGGCATTGTTATTATTGATGAGCGCAGCCATATTATTTTTGCTAATTCGGCTGCCGACGGCATTTATAAAGTGCTCGGCATCAACCGGATTATCGGCCGGCGGCTCTCTGACCGTCAAGTTAATATGAAGTTGGCGCAGCAGGCATTGTCCACAGGTCAACCACTCGAAAAGGAAATTGAAGCCGGTAACATGATTTTGGTGCAACGGGCCATTCCGATTTTTGTCGGCGGTCTGGCGGTCCGGACAGTATTTATTATTGCCGATGTTACCGAAATCAGAAAAAAAGAAAAGGAACTGCTGGTAAAATCAGCAGTGATCCAAGAGATACACCACCGGGTCAAAAATAATCTCCAGACCATTGCCAGTTTGCTCAGACTGCAGGCTCGGCGCACTAAAACTCCTGAAGTTAAAGCGGCACTCCGCGAAAGTGTTAACCGGATTTTGAGCATATCGGTGGTGCACGAATTTTTGTCGCAGCAGGACCGGGAATTTATTGATGTAGCCGAAGTAACTAAAAACATTCTTGACTTGGTTATTCAAAATATGCTTGAACCTGATTTTAACATTGAAACGGTACTCAATGGTCAGACCGTTATTCTACCGTCCGAACAGGCGAGTAGTTTAGCCTTGGTAATCAACGAGCTTATTCAAAACTCCATCGAACATGGCTTTGTCGGACGTAAAGAAGGTTTGATCGGTGTGGATATTGCGACCACACCGGAAGCATATCAGATAGATATCTATGACGATGGTATTGGTCTCCCTAAGGATTTTAGCTTGCAAAATACCAACAGTCTGGGATTACAGATAGTCCGGACGTTGATAGAAAATGACCTCGGGGGGAAATTCCGCCTGTTTTCCCGTGCCGGAACCCATGCCTTTATTACTATTCCCCGGCTGATGGAAGGCGTTAAAGAGGCGAAGGAGGAGTAA
- the pdtaR gene encoding putative transcriptional regulatory protein pdtaR, with translation MDALRIVVADNESIIRMDLKELLEEAGHSVVGEAPDGVKAVELARKYRPDLVIMDIKMPEMDGITAAKIISNEKLAPVLLLTAFSQKEIVEKAKDSGVLAYLVKPVKEANLFPAMEIALSRFQEFAELERELEEVKNSLETRKVLDRAKGILMDAYSLTESEAYRRIQQYSMSKRKSIREVAAAIVESATRKR, from the coding sequence ATGGACGCTTTACGGATAGTAGTTGCTGATAATGAGTCAATTATAAGGATGGACCTAAAAGAGTTATTGGAGGAAGCCGGACATAGTGTGGTTGGGGAAGCACCCGACGGAGTGAAAGCAGTGGAACTGGCCCGTAAGTACCGTCCTGACCTTGTTATCATGGATATAAAGATGCCTGAGATGGACGGCATCACGGCTGCTAAAATAATTTCTAACGAAAAACTCGCTCCGGTGCTCCTATTAACGGCTTTCAGCCAGAAAGAGATTGTTGAAAAAGCCAAGGATTCTGGCGTACTGGCTTATTTGGTCAAGCCGGTCAAAGAAGCCAACTTGTTTCCTGCTATGGAAATTGCTTTGTCAAGGTTTCAAGAGTTTGCCGAACTGGAACGGGAACTGGAAGAAGTTAAGAATTCACTGGAAACCAGAAAAGTGCTTGATCGCGCCAAAGGGATTTTAATGGATGCTTACAGTCTGACTGAAAGCGAAGCCTACCGGCGTATTCAGCAATATAGCATGAGTAAACGAAAATCAATCCGGGAAGTGGCTGCCGCCATTGTTGAATCAGCTACTCGTAAAAGATAA
- the groS gene encoding 10 kDa chaperonin translates to MIKPLGDRVVIEALAKEEVTKSGIVLPDTVKEKPQEGKIVAVGSGKTLDNGQKVALDVKVGDKIIFSKYAGTEVKVEGKEYLIISERDILAIIE, encoded by the coding sequence ATGATTAAGCCATTAGGCGACAGAGTAGTAATCGAAGCTTTGGCAAAGGAGGAAGTTACCAAGAGCGGTATTGTTCTTCCCGACACTGTCAAGGAGAAGCCGCAAGAAGGTAAAATTGTGGCTGTTGGTTCAGGCAAAACTCTGGATAATGGCCAAAAGGTTGCCTTAGACGTTAAGGTTGGTGACAAAATTATTTTCTCCAAATATGCCGGCACCGAAGTTAAAGTTGAGGGCAAAGAGTACCTCATCATCAGTGAAAGAGACATCCTTGCTATAATTGAATAA
- the groL gene encoding 60 kDa chaperonin has product MAKQILFDEEARRALERGVNALANAVKVTLGPKGRNVVLDKKFGAPAITNDGVTIARDIELEDPFENMGAQLVKEVATKTNDVAGDGTTTATLLAQAMIREGMRNVAAGANPMILKKGIQKAVDVLVEEIKKSAKKVETKDAIAQVASISAADEEIGKLIAEAMEKVGKDGVITVEESKTMGTDLEVVEGMQFDRGYISPYMITDTDKMEAVLNDPYILITDRKIGAVADLLPVLEKVVQQGKELLIIAEDVEGEALATLVVNKLRGTFRAVAVKAPGFGDRRKAMLEDIAIITGGAVITEELGRKLDSVQLSDLGRARQVRVSKEETTIVDGNGQADDIKKRVNQIRAQIEETTSDFDKEKLQERLAKLAGGVAVIQVGAATEVELKEKKLRIEDALNATRAAVEEGIVAGGGTTFIDIQASLDNLKLDGDEQTGVQIVKRAIEEPVRQIANNAGLEGSVVVENVKKVGKGMGFNALTEEYVDMIAAGIVDPAKVTRSALQNAASIAAMVLTTETLVADKPEKEAGAAPGGMGGMGGMGGMGGMM; this is encoded by the coding sequence ATGGCTAAGCAAATTCTGTTTGACGAAGAAGCCCGCCGGGCGCTCGAAAGAGGCGTAAATGCTCTGGCTAATGCTGTTAAAGTAACTTTAGGACCTAAAGGCCGCAACGTTGTGCTTGATAAAAAGTTTGGCGCTCCAGCAATTACCAATGACGGCGTAACCATCGCCCGTGATATTGAGCTGGAGGATCCGTTTGAAAATATGGGTGCGCAACTGGTTAAAGAAGTTGCCACCAAAACGAATGACGTAGCCGGTGACGGTACTACCACCGCTACTCTTTTGGCTCAAGCTATGATTCGCGAAGGCATGCGTAACGTTGCAGCCGGCGCTAACCCCATGATCCTGAAAAAGGGCATTCAAAAAGCTGTTGATGTGCTTGTTGAAGAAATCAAGAAAAGCGCCAAGAAAGTTGAAACCAAGGACGCTATTGCTCAAGTTGCCTCCATTTCGGCTGCAGACGAAGAAATTGGCAAGCTGATTGCCGAAGCTATGGAAAAAGTCGGTAAAGACGGCGTTATTACCGTTGAAGAGTCCAAAACCATGGGCACCGACCTCGAAGTTGTTGAAGGTATGCAATTTGACCGTGGCTACATTTCTCCGTATATGATTACCGACACGGATAAAATGGAAGCAGTCCTGAACGATCCATACATTCTTATCACTGACCGCAAGATCGGTGCTGTTGCCGACCTGTTGCCGGTACTGGAAAAAGTTGTTCAGCAAGGCAAAGAACTGCTCATTATCGCTGAAGATGTTGAAGGCGAAGCCTTGGCTACGCTGGTTGTCAACAAACTCCGCGGCACCTTCCGCGCTGTAGCTGTTAAAGCTCCTGGTTTCGGTGATCGCAGAAAGGCTATGCTTGAAGATATTGCCATTATCACCGGCGGTGCTGTTATCACTGAAGAATTGGGCCGCAAACTTGACAGCGTACAACTGTCCGATCTGGGCCGTGCGCGTCAAGTGCGCGTATCTAAGGAAGAAACCACTATTGTTGACGGCAATGGTCAAGCCGACGATATCAAAAAGCGTGTTAACCAAATCCGCGCTCAAATCGAAGAAACTACTTCCGACTTTGACAAAGAAAAACTGCAAGAGCGTCTGGCCAAACTTGCTGGTGGCGTAGCTGTTATCCAAGTCGGCGCTGCTACCGAAGTTGAACTCAAAGAAAAGAAACTGCGCATTGAAGACGCCCTTAACGCAACGCGCGCTGCTGTTGAAGAAGGTATTGTTGCCGGTGGCGGCACCACCTTCATCGACATTCAAGCTAGCTTAGACAACTTGAAGCTTGACGGCGACGAACAAACCGGTGTTCAAATCGTAAAACGCGCCATCGAAGAACCGGTACGTCAAATTGCCAATAACGCTGGTTTGGAAGGTTCGGTCGTTGTCGAGAATGTTAAGAAAGTCGGCAAAGGTATGGGCTTCAACGCTCTGACCGAAGAATATGTAGACATGATTGCTGCTGGTATTGTTGACCCAGCCAAAGTTACCCGCTCGGCACTGCAGAACGCTGCCAGCATCGCGGCTATGGTTCTTACCACCGAAACTCTTGTCGCTGATAAGCCTGAAAAAGAGGCTGGTGCTGCTCCTGGCGGTATGGGCGGCATGGGTGGTATGGGCGGCATGGGCGGCATGATGTAA
- the xerC_1 gene encoding Tyrosine recombinase XerC, translating into MYIKLIENRMARLLRISGLNQDLTPHSLRHTHTSLLAEAGVGLEEIMERLGHSDDEVTRTVYLHVTKDMKKEAAQKFSNLMSNLL; encoded by the coding sequence ATGTATATCAAGTTAATAGAAAACCGCATGGCCAGGCTTTTACGCATATCAGGATTAAATCAGGACTTAACACCTCATTCCCTGCGCCATACTCATACTTCCCTACTTGCCGAAGCTGGAGTCGGTTTAGAAGAAATTATGGAACGACTAGGACACTCTGACGATGAAGTTACAAGGACGGTATATTTACACGTCACTAAAGACATGAAAAAAGAGGCTGCTCAAAAGTTCAGCAACTTAATGAGCAACCTCTTATAA
- the pdaA gene encoding Peptidoglycan-N-acetylmuramic acid deacetylase PdaA has protein sequence MIINLRRLFYHRNIFYSIVGLFAISAMYVQISGLISGGPIAIAGTRTDQKVVALTFDHSWGNKFTPSILDTLQKNDVKSTFFIMGPWAKKYPEVAQRMVKDGHEIASHGYRHENYGDMTPEWVKEDITKAHEQIKEVTGVEPRLLRPPNGHYSQKSLQVTDELGYRTIIWNVDSLDWKNPGRDVIVERVVKRLKPGAIILMHASDTPVQTADALPILIDKIKAEGYKFVTVGELLENYSEKGIQRH, from the coding sequence ATGATTATCAACCTGCGCCGCCTGTTTTATCACCGGAACATTTTTTACAGCATTGTCGGCCTGTTTGCGATATCGGCCATGTATGTGCAAATATCAGGGCTTATTAGCGGCGGTCCAATTGCTATTGCCGGTACACGCACTGATCAAAAAGTTGTAGCGCTTACTTTCGATCATTCCTGGGGTAATAAGTTTACGCCGTCGATACTAGATACTCTGCAAAAAAATGACGTGAAATCGACTTTTTTTATCATGGGGCCATGGGCCAAGAAATACCCGGAAGTTGCCCAGCGCATGGTTAAAGATGGACATGAGATTGCCAGCCATGGTTACCGGCATGAGAACTATGGCGACATGACGCCTGAATGGGTGAAGGAAGATATAACTAAAGCCCATGAGCAGATTAAAGAAGTAACTGGTGTGGAACCCCGGCTGCTTCGTCCACCTAACGGCCACTATAGCCAAAAATCGTTACAAGTGACTGATGAACTGGGCTACCGGACAATTATCTGGAATGTAGATTCATTAGACTGGAAGAATCCCGGCAGAGACGTAATTGTTGAGCGGGTCGTGAAACGCCTTAAACCTGGTGCCATTATTTTGATGCATGCGTCAGACACACCGGTACAGACTGCCGATGCGCTGCCCATTCTTATTGACAAAATTAAAGCCGAGGGGTACAAATTTGTTACTGTAGGTGAACTGCTGGAAAATTATAGTGAGAAAGGTATTCAAAGACATTAA